The following proteins are co-located in the Acidimicrobiales bacterium genome:
- a CDS encoding amidohydrolase family protein, whose translation MRLVLVGGRLGDGTLADVSLDPASGTILEVGRVDLAESDVVEDVSGMVILPAGVEAHAHLDKAFFWTGTIAPDLDTGVSEWKGRLGEISHQSFVDRATACVERLVAHGTTTIRSHVDVTTIHGLRGVHALIEVRDQMTRRGIADLELVALAGPLGGADSGAIRRLLDEAIEAGVDVVGASPDIDPDPIGATTAAVDAAVRAGRPLDLHTDQTVDPGLFYLPELIRQVRRHDLPGVVASHCVSLATQDIDTQKRTADALAEAGIAVFTMPLTSLYLFGWEQQVGPPRGVTAINVLRDAGVVVAAGSDNVQDTFFPFGRCDPFETANVLALVAHLDPADAWDMCSTAPRIAMGRPPVEVTPGSRADLVAIEGANIISALADASPNRIVVHRGSVVSRTRASAHLLA comes from the coding sequence ATGCGCCTGGTTCTTGTTGGCGGCCGTCTCGGCGACGGGACGCTCGCGGACGTGTCACTAGATCCGGCGTCGGGAACGATTCTGGAGGTTGGCAGAGTCGATCTCGCCGAGAGCGACGTCGTTGAAGATGTGAGCGGAATGGTCATCTTGCCCGCCGGTGTCGAGGCTCACGCACATCTGGACAAGGCGTTCTTCTGGACAGGAACCATCGCCCCTGATCTCGACACCGGCGTCTCGGAGTGGAAGGGACGACTTGGCGAGATCTCACACCAGAGCTTCGTTGACCGGGCAACGGCGTGTGTCGAGCGGCTTGTCGCCCACGGCACTACAACAATTCGCAGTCATGTCGACGTGACGACGATCCACGGACTGCGCGGGGTGCACGCGCTGATAGAGGTTCGCGACCAGATGACGAGGCGCGGCATCGCAGACCTCGAGCTGGTTGCGCTTGCCGGGCCGTTGGGTGGAGCTGACAGCGGCGCTATCCGGCGGTTGCTCGACGAGGCGATCGAGGCGGGTGTGGACGTCGTCGGTGCCAGCCCCGACATCGACCCAGATCCGATCGGGGCGACGACCGCAGCTGTGGATGCGGCCGTCCGGGCAGGCCGGCCCCTCGACCTTCACACCGACCAGACTGTTGACCCCGGGCTGTTCTACCTACCGGAGCTGATTCGTCAGGTGCGCAGACACGATTTGCCCGGAGTCGTCGCAAGTCACTGCGTCAGCCTTGCCACCCAAGACATCGATACTCAGAAGCGGACAGCTGATGCTCTGGCCGAGGCCGGGATCGCCGTCTTCACCATGCCCCTTACGAGCCTGTACTTGTTTGGTTGGGAGCAGCAGGTTGGGCCGCCTCGTGGGGTTACCGCCATCAACGTCTTGCGTGACGCTGGAGTGGTCGTGGCGGCCGGATCGGACAACGTCCAGGACACCTTCTTCCCGTTTGGTCGCTGCGACCCTTTCGAGACTGCGAATGTCTTGGCGCTGGTTGCTCACCTCGACCCTGCTGATGCGTGGGACATGTGCTCGACAGCACCCCGCATTGCGATGGGGCGCCCGCCGGTCGAAGTGACTCCAGGCTCGCGGGCCGATCTTGTCGCCATCGAGGGTGCGAACATCATCTCGGCTTTGGCCGACGCCAGCCCCAACAGAATCGTGGTGCATCGAGGCTCTGTTGTTTCGCGCACCCGGGCGTCGGCCCACCTACTTGCGTAG
- a CDS encoding arsenate reductase ArsC yields the protein MPDDQPDEGPLRLSAEEILLIRRSSQRLSEEFEGVFNVETIERFIIDSQTKLSSTARIANWLPVLVERFTRDRLKALARLEVGSLGRPAVLFLCVHNAGRSQIAAGWLRHMAGDRVDVFSGGSEPEHSVNDVAIEAMQEVGIDISHEYPKPWTDEIARAADVIVSMGCGDACPVFPGKRYEDWDLTDPAGQPLEVVRQVRDQIRSRVEVLVKSLGLDDYEARPTG from the coding sequence ATGCCAGATGATCAGCCCGACGAAGGACCGCTGCGTCTCTCTGCCGAAGAGATCCTGCTGATAAGGAGGTCCTCGCAGCGTCTGAGTGAAGAGTTCGAAGGCGTGTTCAACGTCGAGACCATCGAGCGCTTCATCATCGATTCGCAGACGAAGCTGAGCTCAACCGCTCGAATCGCCAACTGGCTGCCGGTGCTGGTCGAACGCTTCACCCGCGATCGTCTCAAGGCGCTGGCACGGCTAGAGGTCGGCAGCCTCGGCAGGCCGGCCGTGCTGTTCTTGTGTGTTCACAATGCCGGGCGTTCACAGATCGCTGCCGGTTGGCTGCGCCACATGGCGGGCGATCGAGTCGATGTGTTCTCAGGCGGCTCCGAACCCGAGCACTCGGTCAACGATGTCGCCATCGAGGCCATGCAAGAGGTGGGCATCGACATCTCGCACGAGTACCCCAAACCGTGGACCGACGAAATCGCCCGGGCCGCGGACGTGATCGTCAGCATGGGTTGTGGCGATGCATGCCCAGTGTTTCCCGGGAAGCGCTACGAGGACTGGGACCTGACCGACCCTGCGGGCCAGCCCCTGGAGGTCGTCAGGCAGGTCCGCGACCAGATCCGCTCTCGCGTCGAGGTCCTGGTCAAGAGTCTGGGTCTCGACGACTACGAGGCTCGACCGACCGGGTAA
- a CDS encoding helix-turn-helix transcriptional regulator — protein MPSDPNVELAQSLGAEIRTRRLERGLTMAQLAEASELSQPFLSKVERGLGTLSMASLDRVARALGTSAVGLLGGPTAPTSIDIVRKSDRHRLPAYEGQAGFGEALTRRSGQLRVIEFDSGPVNFLDEPYVHRNDSVCVVISGSYEFEFDDTRVILTEGDSISASGGVRQRYRALEQPARLLLILVSEDAEVVRGDSAI, from the coding sequence ATGCCTTCAGACCCGAATGTTGAACTAGCGCAGAGCCTTGGCGCCGAGATCCGTACGCGACGGCTTGAACGAGGGCTCACGATGGCGCAACTCGCTGAGGCCTCAGAACTCTCGCAGCCGTTCCTCAGCAAGGTCGAGCGCGGGCTGGGGACCCTGAGTATGGCTTCACTCGACAGGGTGGCGCGGGCCCTCGGCACCAGCGCAGTGGGCCTACTGGGAGGGCCTACGGCTCCGACATCGATCGACATCGTCCGAAAATCCGACCGACATCGCCTGCCCGCGTACGAAGGACAAGCCGGCTTCGGCGAAGCCCTCACGAGGCGATCCGGCCAGCTTCGTGTGATCGAGTTCGACAGCGGCCCGGTGAACTTCCTTGACGAGCCGTATGTCCACCGAAACGACTCGGTTTGCGTTGTGATCTCGGGTAGCTACGAGTTCGAATTCGACGACACCCGAGTCATCCTCACTGAGGGGGACAGCATTTCGGCCAGCGGAGGAGTCCGCCAGCGCTATCGGGCGCTGGAGCAACCAGCCCGGTTGCTGCTGATCCTGGTTAGCGAGGATGCCGAAGTAGTCCGAGGCGACTCGGCAATTTAG
- a CDS encoding copper-translocating P-type ATPase: MADTGEHSTQHAQMFRRLFWWNLALSVPVLIFSAQIQEWFGYSIDLRWDSWVAPVFGTLIYVWGGRPFLTGGYDEAKQRQPAMMLLIALAVSVAYGASLASSLGWGDLDFWWELAGLIVVMLLGHWQEMKAIGDARGALHALAEMLPDTAERLEGDDAVEVDIGSLAVGDLVLVRPGGRVPADGSVQQGSASFDESMITGESRPVQRAEGDHVVAGTVSTDSSVQVRIEAVGEDTTLAGIERMVSDAQSSNSRAQALADKAAAALFYVAVSSAAVTMVIWAIVGNAGEGVIRTVTVLVIACPHALGLAIPLVISISTATAAQAGVLVKNRLALERMRTVDAVLFDKTGTLTKGNHAVVECVSADGWDEDRVLALAAAAERQSEHPIALAISDAAHDLGDIPDARQFEAMAGRGVSAMVEGEQVYVGGPALMDELDIEQPSEFEDATRRWSDGGAAVLWVIVAGAAVGALSLADEIRPESHQAVQALHDLGIQVLLITGDAEQVARSVADDLGIDEVFAGVLPDQKDAKVDELQQRGLRVAMVGDGVNDAPALARAELGIAIGAGTDVAIESAGVVLASNDPRGVLSVIMLSRATYRKMVQNLVWASAYNTIAIPVAAGAFAFAGLAMPPALAAVVMSLSTIIVAANAQLLRRIDLGGDSA; the protein is encoded by the coding sequence ATGGCCGACACAGGCGAACACAGCACCCAGCACGCCCAGATGTTTCGTCGCCTCTTCTGGTGGAACCTGGCCTTGTCGGTTCCGGTTCTGATCTTCTCCGCACAGATCCAGGAGTGGTTCGGCTATTCGATCGATCTGCGCTGGGACAGTTGGGTCGCCCCGGTCTTCGGAACGCTGATCTACGTCTGGGGCGGTCGTCCATTCTTGACCGGTGGGTACGACGAAGCCAAGCAGCGTCAGCCTGCAATGATGCTGCTGATCGCCCTGGCTGTGTCGGTGGCCTACGGAGCATCCCTGGCCTCCTCGCTGGGCTGGGGTGACCTCGACTTCTGGTGGGAACTGGCCGGGTTGATCGTTGTGATGCTGCTGGGTCACTGGCAAGAGATGAAGGCAATTGGCGATGCCCGAGGCGCGCTGCATGCTCTGGCCGAGATGTTGCCAGACACGGCAGAACGTCTCGAAGGCGACGACGCCGTAGAGGTCGACATCGGATCGCTTGCAGTCGGTGACCTCGTACTTGTGCGCCCCGGAGGGCGAGTACCGGCTGACGGTTCGGTACAGCAGGGTTCTGCATCATTCGACGAATCGATGATCACGGGCGAGTCGAGGCCGGTTCAGCGTGCTGAGGGGGATCACGTCGTGGCCGGGACGGTCTCGACCGATTCGTCCGTGCAGGTTCGCATCGAAGCGGTCGGCGAAGACACGACGCTGGCGGGAATAGAAAGAATGGTTTCTGACGCTCAGTCGTCGAACTCGCGCGCTCAAGCCCTGGCCGACAAAGCCGCAGCGGCATTGTTTTACGTCGCCGTGAGCTCCGCGGCAGTGACGATGGTCATCTGGGCCATCGTTGGCAACGCCGGTGAGGGGGTTATCCGTACTGTGACGGTGCTGGTCATCGCATGCCCCCATGCGCTGGGATTGGCGATTCCGCTGGTGATCTCGATATCGACTGCGACCGCCGCGCAGGCCGGCGTACTGGTGAAGAACCGTCTTGCCCTCGAGCGCATGCGCACAGTCGACGCAGTCTTGTTCGACAAGACCGGAACCTTGACCAAGGGCAATCACGCAGTGGTCGAATGCGTGTCCGCAGACGGATGGGACGAAGACCGCGTGCTGGCTCTGGCCGCCGCCGCCGAACGCCAAAGCGAGCATCCGATAGCCCTAGCGATCAGCGACGCGGCCCACGATCTTGGCGATATCCCCGACGCTCGCCAGTTCGAAGCCATGGCTGGGCGGGGCGTCAGCGCAATGGTGGAGGGTGAACAGGTGTACGTCGGCGGGCCTGCGCTGATGGACGAACTCGACATCGAACAGCCCTCGGAGTTTGAGGACGCAACCCGGCGATGGTCAGATGGTGGCGCAGCCGTGTTGTGGGTGATAGTTGCCGGAGCAGCGGTCGGCGCGCTTTCGCTGGCAGACGAGATCAGGCCCGAATCGCATCAGGCAGTGCAGGCGCTCCACGACCTCGGTATCCAGGTGCTGCTGATCACCGGAGATGCCGAGCAGGTCGCCCGTAGCGTTGCAGACGATCTAGGCATCGACGAGGTCTTTGCTGGGGTACTTCCCGACCAAAAGGATGCCAAGGTCGACGAGCTGCAACAAAGAGGTCTTCGCGTCGCGATGGTGGGTGATGGCGTCAACGACGCCCCTGCGTTGGCCCGAGCCGAGTTGGGAATTGCCATCGGCGCCGGAACGGACGTGGCGATCGAGTCGGCCGGCGTGGTACTGGCATCCAATGATCCCAGAGGGGTCTTGAGCGTCATCATGCTGTCGAGAGCGACCTATCGAAAGATGGTTCAGAACCTGGTGTGGGCCAGCGCCTACAACACGATTGCCATTCCGGTCGCAGCTGGCGCCTTCGCGTTTGCGGGTCTCGCGATGCCGCCCGCTCTGGCCGCAGTGGTGATGAGCCTGTCGACCATCATCGTCGCCGCCAACGCCCAACTGTTGCGACGCATCGACCTTGGCGGCGACAGCGCTTGA
- a CDS encoding glutathione S-transferase N-terminal domain-containing protein, whose translation MAPYIVHGLTRSYFTRKVTGYLDYTDRPWRLEPCPPSLHPAATEAGWTGGIPVVTAPDGELMWDSTAIIEYLDHSVDEDKRVLPEDPVLRFVAYLLDDFSDEWFYRPAVGSRWSYPANTEPAGWQIAEELSAAIGLPGALVRTNVVANMTASLPDLGVMADNIDVWMSAVLVPWFEALEVHLGDGGYLLGRRPSLADFAVFGANVAHFVGDPYCREIADQHGPAVVGHTHRLMMPQRQQFGGWFDADDIAQSLVDVIAQAGRHYLPWVAQATVAGSASVELADGVFAEIATTPFLDQARGVMLARYVEARSPRLDDLLERAGVLRWFADHVDRATAVPDPSTGARPVQNRPYPVGRAS comes from the coding sequence ATGGCTCCATACATCGTCCACGGGCTCACCAGGTCGTACTTCACTCGCAAGGTGACCGGATACCTCGACTACACCGACCGGCCCTGGCGGCTCGAGCCGTGTCCGCCCAGCCTTCACCCGGCGGCTACTGAGGCGGGTTGGACGGGCGGCATCCCTGTCGTAACCGCCCCCGACGGCGAGCTGATGTGGGACTCGACGGCCATCATCGAATATCTCGATCACTCCGTCGACGAGGACAAGCGCGTTTTGCCAGAAGACCCAGTGCTTCGGTTTGTCGCCTACTTGTTGGACGACTTCTCCGACGAGTGGTTCTATCGGCCCGCGGTCGGAAGCCGCTGGAGCTACCCGGCCAACACCGAGCCCGCCGGTTGGCAGATCGCGGAGGAGTTGTCGGCTGCCATCGGATTGCCCGGAGCGCTGGTCAGGACCAACGTCGTGGCGAACATGACGGCCAGCCTGCCCGACCTGGGGGTGATGGCTGACAACATCGACGTTTGGATGTCTGCGGTGCTGGTGCCGTGGTTCGAGGCGCTCGAAGTCCACCTCGGCGATGGTGGCTATCTGCTCGGCCGTAGGCCGTCGTTGGCCGACTTCGCCGTTTTCGGCGCCAACGTCGCCCACTTCGTGGGTGACCCGTACTGTCGCGAAATCGCCGATCAGCATGGCCCGGCCGTGGTCGGCCATACGCATCGGCTGATGATGCCCCAGCGTCAACAGTTCGGCGGTTGGTTCGACGCCGACGACATCGCTCAGTCGCTGGTCGACGTCATAGCGCAAGCGGGTCGCCACTATTTGCCCTGGGTTGCCCAAGCCACCGTTGCCGGTTCGGCATCTGTGGAGCTTGCCGACGGCGTATTCGCCGAGATTGCGACCACCCCGTTCCTGGACCAGGCCAGAGGTGTCATGTTGGCCCGCTACGTTGAGGCCAGGTCGCCTCGCTTGGACGATCTGCTGGAGCGAGCCGGCGTGTTGCGGTGGTTTGCCGATCACGTCGACCGGGCGACCGCGGTGCCCGACCCCAGCACAGGTGCGCGTCCCGTCCAGAACCGCCCTTACCCGGTCGGTCGAGCCTCGTAG
- a CDS encoding GNAT family N-acetyltransferase gives MQSFAIHGAGPLMPDALVGLARSAQAEGVANVSATIRGWTEGTQRFELPGESLLIARDESGEAVGVGGLTLCPHVDGAFRMRRFYVEPAWRRHGVARTLARRLLALAAQHTDTVTCNAAASAAAPLFWESMGFERSEVVGITHLWRSSHN, from the coding sequence ATGCAGTCGTTCGCCATCCACGGTGCTGGGCCGCTGATGCCCGATGCGCTGGTTGGCCTGGCCCGATCGGCTCAGGCTGAGGGTGTTGCCAACGTCTCCGCGACAATTCGAGGCTGGACCGAGGGCACGCAGCGCTTTGAGCTCCCGGGCGAGTCGCTGCTGATAGCCCGGGACGAATCGGGTGAGGCCGTGGGAGTGGGGGGCCTGACGCTGTGCCCCCATGTCGATGGCGCCTTTCGCATGCGGCGGTTCTACGTCGAGCCGGCCTGGAGACGCCACGGTGTGGCAAGAACCCTCGCCCGACGGTTACTCGCCCTGGCGGCCCAACACACCGATACCGTCACCTGCAACGCAGCGGCTTCTGCGGCCGCCCCCTTGTTCTGGGAATCGATGGGCTTCGAGCGATCAGAGGTGGTCGGCATTACCCACCTGTGGAGATCGAGTCACAACTAG
- a CDS encoding thiamine pyrophosphate-binding protein: MKASEVLARSLVDQGVDTVFGVLGDANLFMGHHLIRDLGVTYVGATHEAIAVSMALGFARSSGRLGVATVTHGPGMTNTITALVDGVRSRTPMLLVAGDTPADELDHPQQIDQAALVATTGAGWAPVWSASTLAADLAKAIRRAWAEHRPIVLNVPVDISRQEADYTPVPAAGRFDLSVGADPDALDRAVGLLASANRPLILAGRGAVLSGARDDIVALGNELGAPLCTTVLGSGYFGGEEFNLGIHGTLAHDAALDAIGQADCVLVLGAALNRHTTDRGALLRDKRVVQVDIDPAQIGVRVDVDVAVVGDVRRVVKDMTEMLRSVDHQPSAFRSSDLERKLMDEPAADDLSTDTHLDPRTALRHLDRIIPSDRTVAVDTGRFMRQALTMPVPEPTALVTSHAFGSIGLGMGNAVGAAVAKPDRPTVLLTGDGGFMMGGIAELHTAVEHQLDLIVVVFNDGSYGAEHIQLFRLGIDPSVSQHEWPDFCTVAEAMGYDTVRVENVAGFDIAEKHIAQRQPGTPLLIDVAIDPMVASQLQL; the protein is encoded by the coding sequence ATGAAGGCCTCGGAAGTTCTTGCTCGCAGCCTCGTCGATCAGGGGGTCGACACGGTGTTCGGCGTCCTCGGCGACGCCAACCTGTTCATGGGGCACCACCTGATCCGCGATCTGGGGGTCACCTATGTGGGAGCCACCCACGAGGCCATAGCGGTCAGCATGGCTTTGGGTTTCGCTCGAAGCTCGGGCCGCCTGGGCGTCGCAACTGTCACCCACGGACCTGGCATGACCAACACCATCACGGCGCTGGTCGATGGGGTCAGGTCTCGCACCCCCATGCTGCTGGTTGCCGGAGACACGCCCGCCGACGAGCTGGATCATCCCCAGCAGATCGACCAGGCCGCCCTGGTGGCCACCACTGGTGCCGGCTGGGCTCCTGTCTGGTCTGCGTCGACGCTGGCCGCCGACCTGGCCAAGGCCATCCGCAGGGCATGGGCCGAACACAGGCCAATTGTCCTGAACGTGCCCGTAGACATCTCTCGCCAGGAAGCCGACTACACGCCTGTTCCGGCAGCTGGTCGCTTCGACCTATCGGTCGGGGCCGACCCCGACGCCCTCGACAGGGCCGTGGGTCTGCTGGCTTCGGCCAACCGACCCCTGATTCTCGCCGGCAGAGGGGCTGTGTTGTCCGGGGCTCGTGACGACATAGTCGCCCTCGGCAACGAACTCGGAGCGCCGCTTTGCACCACCGTGTTGGGCTCGGGATACTTCGGTGGCGAAGAGTTCAACCTCGGTATCCACGGAACGCTGGCTCACGACGCGGCGCTCGACGCCATCGGGCAAGCCGACTGCGTGCTGGTGCTCGGTGCGGCCCTCAATCGCCACACCACAGATCGAGGTGCACTGCTTCGCGACAAGAGGGTGGTGCAGGTCGATATCGACCCGGCCCAGATCGGTGTGCGAGTAGACGTGGACGTGGCCGTGGTCGGCGATGTGCGCAGGGTTGTTAAGGACATGACCGAGATGCTGCGCTCCGTCGACCACCAGCCGTCGGCGTTTCGTTCGTCCGATCTGGAGCGCAAGCTCATGGATGAACCCGCTGCCGACGATCTCAGCACCGACACACACCTGGACCCCCGAACTGCGCTGCGGCATCTGGACCGGATCATCCCCAGCGACCGCACAGTTGCGGTGGACACGGGCCGGTTCATGCGTCAAGCCCTGACGATGCCGGTGCCAGAGCCGACAGCGTTGGTGACCAGCCACGCCTTCGGCTCGATCGGCCTCGGGATGGGTAATGCCGTGGGCGCTGCTGTGGCCAAACCCGACAGGCCCACGGTGCTGCTGACCGGCGACGGCGGCTTCATGATGGGCGGCATCGCCGAACTGCACACGGCGGTCGAACACCAGCTCGACCTGATCGTGGTGGTGTTCAACGACGGCAGCTACGGCGCCGAACACATCCAGCTCTTCCGATTGGGCATCGACCCGTCTGTGTCGCAGCATGAGTGGCCCGACTTCTGCACGGTGGCCGAGGCCATGGGCTACGACACGGTCAGGGTCGAGAACGTGGCGGGTTTCGACATCGCGGAAAAGCACATCGCCCAACGTCAGCCCGGAACACCCCTGCTGATCGATGTGGCCATAGACCCGATGGTGGCCTCACAGCTTCAGCTCTAG
- a CDS encoding AMP-binding protein, whose product MDAHFGAIWEAVADAVPDQAAVVQGNRTISWGEYERRAARLAQALLDAGLGPQSKVGMYLYNSPEYCETNFAAMKIGGVPINVNYRYLDDELVYLLDNADIEALVYHRSLADRVQRLQGRLGKVKVLVEVDDEGAGPGTAVDGASAYDNIQASLQPAARRPPGVDDIYMLYTGGTTGMPKGVMYGLGDFTSFFLQSYPPMIGQPPIERVADVIDSARAAYESGRPLVAMSGPPLMHGTGCWLGMMTPHMFGGTAVLLESRHLDAVEVWDTVERNGVQHLIIVGDAFAKPLLRALEDAPGRWDLSSLQLLISSGAMFSTPVKLGLIKHIPQVAIADVLGSTEGGMGTSITTKDTPAGETAQFALNPTSKVFLDDGTEVEPGSGQVGMVANGGLVPLGYYKDPEKSARTFREVNGQRFSFPGDMATIAADGTLVLFGRGSNCINTGGEKVYPEEVEEAVKAHPAVEDALVFGVPDDRFGERVVGVVSLSPGAAAEPDQIIEDTKTRVAGYKVPKQLSVVERVPRAPNGKADYPAAKALFA is encoded by the coding sequence CGCAGTCGAAGGTGGGGATGTACTTGTACAACTCTCCCGAGTATTGCGAGACGAACTTCGCCGCAATGAAGATCGGTGGCGTACCGATCAACGTCAACTATCGGTATCTCGATGACGAGCTGGTCTACCTGCTGGACAACGCCGACATCGAGGCCCTCGTCTACCACCGCTCGCTCGCCGATCGGGTACAGAGGTTGCAGGGTCGGCTCGGCAAGGTGAAGGTGCTGGTCGAGGTCGACGACGAGGGTGCCGGTCCTGGCACCGCAGTGGACGGTGCAAGCGCGTACGACAACATTCAGGCCAGCCTCCAACCCGCTGCCCGCCGACCTCCCGGTGTCGACGACATCTACATGCTGTACACCGGTGGCACCACCGGAATGCCCAAGGGCGTCATGTACGGGCTGGGCGACTTCACATCGTTCTTCCTGCAGTCGTACCCGCCGATGATCGGCCAACCACCCATCGAGCGGGTCGCCGATGTGATCGACTCCGCCCGCGCTGCCTATGAGTCGGGCCGGCCGCTGGTGGCGATGTCCGGGCCTCCGCTGATGCACGGCACCGGCTGCTGGCTGGGAATGATGACCCCGCACATGTTCGGTGGCACCGCCGTGCTGTTGGAAAGCAGGCACCTCGATGCAGTCGAGGTATGGGACACGGTCGAACGCAACGGCGTACAGCACCTGATCATCGTGGGTGACGCCTTCGCGAAACCGTTGTTGAGAGCCCTCGAAGATGCGCCCGGTCGCTGGGACCTGTCGTCACTGCAGCTGCTGATCTCGTCGGGCGCAATGTTCTCGACTCCGGTGAAGCTCGGGCTCATCAAGCACATCCCGCAAGTCGCCATCGCCGACGTTCTCGGCTCGACCGAGGGCGGAATGGGAACATCGATCACCACCAAGGACACACCTGCCGGGGAAACGGCCCAGTTCGCCCTGAATCCGACTTCGAAGGTGTTCCTCGACGACGGAACCGAGGTCGAGCCCGGCTCGGGTCAGGTGGGAATGGTTGCCAATGGTGGCCTGGTGCCGCTCGGCTACTACAAAGACCCCGAGAAGTCGGCCAGAACGTTCCGCGAGGTCAACGGCCAACGGTTCTCGTTCCCGGGTGACATGGCCACAATCGCCGCCGACGGCACCCTGGTTCTGTTCGGGCGCGGCTCGAACTGCATCAACACCGGGGGCGAGAAGGTCTATCCAGAAGAGGTCGAGGAGGCCGTCAAGGCCCATCCGGCCGTCGAGGACGCTCTGGTTTTCGGAGTTCCAGACGACCGGTTTGGTGAGCGGGTCGTCGGAGTCGTGTCGCTATCGCCTGGTGCCGCCGCCGAGCCCGACCAGATCATCGAGGACACCAAGACCCGCGTCGCCGGCTACAAGGTGCCGAAGCAACTGAGCGTCGTGGAACGGGTTCCGCGGGCTCCCAACGGCAAGGCCGACTATCCCGCCGCCAAGGCGCTGTTCGCCTGA
- a CDS encoding hemolysin family protein: MSGLWFQVGLVAVLVVVNAAFAGTEMALVSLREGQLQRLEKHSTTGELLVRLAREPNQFLATIQVGITLAGFLASATAAVSLAEPLEEPLAFLGRGAGPAAIVLVTLALSYLTLVLGELAPKRLAMQMAERWGLIMARPLAAMSKVSRPLVWLLSHSTDVVVRLVGGDPDRRREEVTEEELRDMVAVQPTFTPEQRQIIDGAFEIADRSLVEILVPRSHVFVVDMGWSSTEALDRLAASGHSRAPVADGGRLDQVVGVVHLRQLLDAGDRPISSVVMDLPMFPESARVLDTLRELQAQRAQMALVVDEHGGAEGIVTVEDLVEELVGEIYDETDRDLASVVHHADGSISLPGRFPIHDLPDIDVDLPRGDYATVAGLVLSALGRIPAAGDGVTVGSWQLMVTSMWGRAITEVSLRPVEPLDDVEGSQADGV, encoded by the coding sequence ATGTCGGGGTTGTGGTTCCAGGTAGGGCTTGTCGCTGTGTTGGTGGTAGTCAACGCGGCGTTTGCGGGCACCGAGATGGCGCTGGTGTCTCTTCGCGAAGGCCAACTCCAGCGCCTCGAGAAGCACTCGACCACCGGCGAGCTATTGGTGCGATTGGCGCGCGAGCCCAACCAGTTTCTGGCGACCATTCAGGTAGGCATCACACTTGCCGGATTTCTTGCGTCGGCGACAGCTGCGGTGTCGCTAGCCGAGCCGCTGGAAGAACCGCTGGCGTTTCTGGGCCGCGGTGCCGGGCCGGCGGCGATCGTGTTGGTCACTCTGGCGCTGTCGTATTTGACGCTGGTGCTGGGCGAGCTGGCACCAAAGCGTCTCGCAATGCAGATGGCCGAGCGATGGGGCCTCATCATGGCCCGCCCTTTGGCGGCTATGTCGAAGGTGTCGCGGCCTTTGGTGTGGCTGCTTTCGCACTCGACCGATGTCGTGGTGCGCCTGGTGGGCGGCGACCCCGACAGAAGGCGCGAGGAGGTTACCGAAGAAGAGCTTCGTGACATGGTGGCTGTGCAGCCGACATTCACACCGGAACAACGCCAGATCATCGACGGAGCATTCGAGATCGCCGACCGGTCGCTAGTCGAGATCCTGGTTCCCCGAAGCCATGTCTTTGTGGTCGACATGGGGTGGTCCAGCACCGAGGCGCTGGACCGGTTGGCAGCGTCCGGGCACAGCCGGGCGCCGGTTGCCGATGGAGGTCGGTTGGATCAGGTTGTGGGGGTGGTCCACCTTCGACAGTTGCTCGACGCCGGCGACCGACCTATCTCGTCTGTGGTGATGGATCTGCCCATGTTTCCCGAGTCGGCCCGGGTGCTCGACACGCTGCGTGAGCTGCAGGCCCAGCGCGCCCAAATGGCGTTGGTGGTCGACGAACACGGCGGGGCCGAGGGCATCGTGACAGTCGAGGACCTGGTCGAGGAGTTGGTCGGCGAGATCTATGACGAGACCGATCGCGACCTGGCATCGGTTGTCCATCACGCCGACGGTTCCATCTCGCTGCCTGGCCGGTTTCCGATCCACGACCTGCCCGACATCGACGTCGATCTGCCCAGGGGCGACTACGCCACGGTGGCCGGGCTGGTGTTGTCGGCCTTGGGGCGCATTCCGGCCGCCGGCGATGGGGTCACGGTCGGGTCGTGGCAACTGATGGTGACATCGATGTGGGGCCGGGCAATCACAGAGGTGTCGCTGCGACCCGTCGAGCCTCTCGATGATGTCGAGGGGTCGCAGGCAGATGGTGTCTGA